GTATTGATTTTTAATAATTTATACAAACCACAAAAACCAATGTAAGCAGTTATTAATAAGGCTAAGCCGACGACCATAAATATCCAACTGCCAGAGAATAAACCCCCTAATAATAACACCACGCCGATAATGTA
This DNA window, taken from Candidatus Komeilibacteria bacterium CG_4_10_14_0_2_um_filter_37_10, encodes the following:
- a CDS encoding DUF2892 domain-containing protein, with amino-acid sequence MQKNIGAQDKKIRYIIGVVLLLGGLFSGSWIFMVVGLALLITAYIGFCGLYKLLKINTCPVKLVAGPVVVEQKEDDQKNVQ